The following proteins come from a genomic window of Gossypium raimondii isolate GPD5lz chromosome 5, ASM2569854v1, whole genome shotgun sequence:
- the LOC105767021 gene encoding uncharacterized protein LOC105767021, whose protein sequence is MAEGGGRQPIRNIAPGGGGVPDLAQQALLREIQRMIQVESDQGSNISEGRRGQRNRGNWNQRRMDDDLRNIKLSIPSFQGKSDPKAYLEWEKKIELVFDCHNYSEIKKVKLAAIEFSDYAMIWWDQLTTSRRRNGERPISTWAEMKAVMRHRFIPSYYHRELYQKLQNLTQGSKSVEDYFKEMEIAMIRADVQEDREATMVRFLAGLNRDIANIVELQHYVEIVDMVHMAIKVEKQLKRKSTTRSYPIQSTTRWGQSSSKTNPPSRAKEPMVPTKGNKPMGDTSKGKATDSFANRSRDIKCFKCLGRGHIASQCPNRNVMVVRANGEIESEEEELEHEAENVSDNEEEVEHALDGELLVVKRSLSIQSIDDEQQRKNIFHTRCQVQGKLCSVIIDGGSCTNVASTLMVEKLNLPTTKHPTPYKLQWLNDGGELKVTKQVLVSFSIGKYSDEVLCDVVPMHAGHLLLGRPWQFDRRVMHDGYSNRYSFKHMGRNVTLAPLTPKYRTNPEETKELQCQINELMEKGYIQESLSPCAVPVLLVPKKDGTWRMCVDCCAVNKITIKYRHPIPRLDDMLDELSGAKLFSKIDLKSGYHQIRMREGDEWKTAFKMKHGVGIGAVLTQDGRPIAYFSEKLNGAVLNYPVYDKEMYSLIRALETWQHYLWPKEFVIHSDQEALKHIKGQHKLNKRHAKWVEYLESFPYVIKYKKGKENIVADALSRRYTLLSYLDSKLLSFALLKDLYPADDDFGEIFVACESVAIDKFYRSDGFLLEKENYVCHEFVTRPINAKKKAEYVKELHRKVRANIEARTESYARKANKGRKRIIFEHDSDLRANRFEEGEDDTATPQFQSSSSKEPLELPQGPITRSRAKQFKEVCLALVNKVWARLWLSTSKKLGPTQEHSMHFTTS, encoded by the exons ATGGCGGAAGGAGGTGGAAGGCAACCAATCCGAAACATTGCGCCTGGAGGAGGTGGAGTGCCGGATTTGGCTCAACAAGCCTTGTTACGAGAAATCCAACGCATGATCCAAG TCGAAAGTGATCAAGGATCAAACATAAGTGAAGGACGAAGAGGTCAAAGGAACCGAGGTAATTGGAATCAAAGACGCATGGATGACGACTTAAGAAACATTAAACTATCCATTCCATCCTTTCAAGGAAAATCTGATCCGAAAGCCTACTTGGAATGGGAGAAGAAGATCGAATTGGTTTTTGATTGTCATAATTATTCCGAGATCAAAAAGGTGAAGTTGGCGGCCATAGAATTCTCCGATTATGCTatgatatggtgggatcaacttaCTACGAGCCGAAGAAGGAATGGGGAACGGCCAATATCAACTTGGGCTGAGATGAAGGCCGTGATGCGACACCGATTCATTCCCTCCTATTACCATCGGGAACTCtatcaaaaacttcaaaatcttaCTCAAGGCTCAAAGAGTGTTGAGGATTAtttcaaagagatggagatcGCGATGATCCGAGCCGATGTCCAAGAAGATCGTGAAGCAACGATGGTGCGATTCCTTGCTGGTCTCAACCGAGATATCGCTAACATTGTGGAACTCCAACATTATGTTGAGATAGTGGACATGGTACACATGGCCATTAAGGTGGAGAAGCAACTTAAACGAAAGAGTACCACTCGAAGCTATCCTATCCAAAGCACAACTAGATGGGGGCAAAGTTCGAGTAAAACTAATCCACCAAGTCGCGCCAAAGAACCGATGGTGCCAACCAAAGGAAACAAACCCATGGGCGACACAAGCAAAGGAAAGGCAACTGATTCATTTGCTAATCGTTCAAGggatattaagtgttttaagtgcCTTGGAAGGGGCCATATTGCGAGTCAATGTCCCAACCGCAACGTCATGGTGGTTCGAGCAAATGGAGAAATAGAATCGGAGGAAGAAGAACTTGAACATGAGGCCGAAAACGTGTCTGACAATGAAGAAGAAGTGGAACATGCTCTTGATGGAGAACTCCTAGTAGTCAAAAGGAGCCTAAGTATCCAAAGTATCGACGATGAACAACAACGAAAGAACATCTTCCATACTCGTTGTCAAGTACAAGGAAAGCTATGTAGTGTCATCATCGATGGAGGAAGTTGTACGAACGTGGCAAGCACTCTCATGgtggaaaaattaaatctacCGACCACCAAGCATCCAACTCCGTACAAACTTCAATGGCTCAATGATGGAGGAGAGTTAAAGGTGACAAAGCAAGTTCTAGTCTCCTTTTCCATTGGAAAATATTCTGATGAAGTGCTATGCGATGTTGTTCCGATGCATGCGGGTCACTTGTTATTGGGCCGTCCATGGCAATTCGATCGTCGAGTTATGCACGATGGTTACTCAAATCGATATTCTTTCAAGCATATGGGAAGAAATGTAACCCTAGCCCCATTGACGCCAAA ATACCGAACCAATCCCGAAGAAACCAAAGAGCTTCAATGTCAAATCAACGAACTCATGGAAAAAGGCTATATTCAAGAAAGCCTTAGCCCATGCGCTGTACCGGTTTTGTTGGTGCCAAAGAAGGACGGAACATGGCGCATGTGCGTCGATTGCTGTGCCGTAAATAAAATCACCATCAAGTATAGGCATCCCATACCGCGTTtagatgatatgcttgatgagtTAAGTGGTGCCAAGTTATTCTCAAAAATTGATCTCAAAAGTGGATACCATCAGATTCGAATGCGCGAAGGTGACGAGTGGAAAACcgcttttaaaatgaaacatg GTGTTGGAATAGGTGCCGTGTTAACTCAAGACGGGAGGCCGATCGCTTACTTTAGTGAAAAGTTGAATGGTGCCGTGCTAAACTACCCCGTTTATGACAAGGAGATGTATTCACTTATCCGCGCTCTCGAGACTTGGCAACACTATTTGTGGCCGAAGGAGTTCGTGATCCATTCGGATCAAGAAGCGTTAAAGCACATTAAAGGAcaacacaaattaaacaaacgCCATGCTAAGTGGGTGGAGTATTTGGAGTCATTTCCCTAtgtcattaaatataaaaagggtaaggaaaatATCGTAGCTGACGCTCTTTCAAGAAGGTATACCCTTTTGTCGTATTTGGACTCTAAACTACTTAGTTTTGCattgttaaaagatttatatcctgctgatgatgattttggagaaatattTGTTGCTTGTGAAAGTGTTGCTATTGATAAGTTTTATAGGAGTGATGGATTCCTTTTAGAGAAGGAAAATTATGTGTGCCATGAGTTCGTGACGAGACCTATTA ATGCTAAAAAGAAGGCCGAGTATGTAAAGGAGTTACATCGAAAAGTTCGAGCCAACATTGAAGCAAGAACCGAGAGTTATGCTAGGAAAGCGAATAAGGGTCGTAAAAGAATTATCTTTGAACACG ATTCCGATTTGAGGGCAAATCGCTTTGAAGAGGGGGAGGATGATACAGCCACACCTCAATTCCAATCTAGCTCGAGCAAGGAGCCTTTGGAGCTGCCTcaaggtcccatcacccgatcacgagccaaacaattcaaggaggttTGTTTGGCTTTAGTTAACAAAGTTTGGGCGAGACTTTGGTTGAGCACATCGaagaagcttggaccaactcaaGAACACTCCATGCATTTTactacgagctga